The following proteins come from a genomic window of Lycium ferocissimum isolate CSIRO_LF1 chromosome 4, AGI_CSIRO_Lferr_CH_V1, whole genome shotgun sequence:
- the LOC132051978 gene encoding uncharacterized protein LOC132051978: MSSSSQVIDTIAGTTSLGKATLSAGSVTTNVVDSAHPYYLHPSDYTGMNLVSAVFDGRGYGDWRRAVVITLSAKNKLGFIDESLVTPSLDSRLLMAWTHCNDMVLSWLLNSLSKEIGESVLYSNSAKDLWKDLEDRFGQTNGAKLFQLQKELSVVTQANTSVSTYFTKMKSLKDELDALNAFSACVFNCDYGAKAKNVKAHQDKRLLQFLMGLNDIFIGVRSNILLTSPLPSIGQAYSLVIQDEKQREIHASPTYSGESASFLVANQGQGPGYFRRYSDKRQKSYDNKRNTPICAYYKKWVTVLTNAIS, from the coding sequence atgtcCAGTTCTAGTCAAGTTATAGATACGATAGCTGGAACCACCTCTCTTGGTAAAGCTACTCTGTCTGCTGGATCTGTTACAACTAATGTAGTAGATTCGGCTCATCCTTACTATCTTCATCCCTCGGATTATACAGGGATGAATCTTGTTTCTGCTGTTTTCGATGGGAGAGGATATGGGGACTGGAGAAGAGCAGTTGTTATAACTCTCTCAGCCAAAAATAAGCTAGGATTTATTGATGAATCCTTAGTTACTCCCtctcttgattctagattgctAATGGCTTGGACTCATTGTAATGATATGGTCTTGTCATGGCTTCTTAATTCTCTCTCTAAAGAAATAGGTGAAAGTGTCTTATACTCCAACAGTGCAAAAGACCTGTGGAAAGACCTGGAAGACAGGTTTGGTCAGACAAATGGAGCTAaattatttcaacttcaaaaagaATTAAGTGTTGTAACTCAAGCTAACACAAGTGTCTCTACTTATTTCACCAAAATGAAAAGTTTGAAGGATGAACTAGATGCTTTGAATGCCTTTTCTGCTTGTGTGTTTAATTGTGACTATGGAGCAAAAGCTAAAAATGTTAAAGCTCATCAAGATAAAAGACTCCTACAATTTCTAATGGGTTTGAATGACATATTTATTGGTGTTCGAAGCAATATCCTACTCACGTCTCCCTTACCATCTATTGGACAAGCATACTCTTTGGTAATTCAGGATGAGAAGCAAAGAGAAATACATGCTTCTCCTACCTATTCAGGCGAATCTGCCTCTTTTTTGGTTGCTAATCAAGGACAAGGACCAGGATATTTTAGGAGATACTCTGATAAGAGGCAGAAAAGCTATGATAACAAGAGAAATACACCTATCTGTGCTTACTACAAGAAGTGGGTCACAGTATTGACCAATGCTATAAGTTAA